In Myxococcales bacterium, the following are encoded in one genomic region:
- a CDS encoding Re/Si-specific NAD(P)(+) transhydrogenase subunit alpha: protein MPQPGGGPCAPTRPRGKVRPIMKLGIVKEIRPDERRVAAAPSTVGRWIKAGWEVVVEAGAGTTASFPDDLYRAAGATIAETAAEVWTSADVVCKVRPPGDRADGTSEIDSVRAGQVLISFIYPAQNPDLVKRLAERKATVLAMDCIPRISRAQKVDALSSMANISGYRSVIEAAQKFGSFFTGQITAAGKVAPAKVLVIGAGVAGLSALGTAKGLGAIVRAFDVRPSVADQVKSMGAEFLTVEIAESGEGQGGYAKEMSKEFIDAEMALFRKQAAEVNIVITTALIPGRPAPKLWLTDMVEAMKPGSVVVDLAAEAGGNCEQTKPGEAVEHKGVTIIGYTDLPSRMANVASELYGTNLWHLLDELGGVAKWKVDHGNDIVRGALVLDAGEVTWPPPKPAAPPTPAAPPPAPPVKHEPVKGHGHGHGAKPAQPMPPAFLLAILTLFAAAFLGMRFGMSQTDVAPSTFALVQHLTVFVLAVFVGWQVVWNVTPALHTPLMSVTNAVSGIIVVGGLLATGSGELTTSSVVAIAAVLFATINIAGGFWVTRRMLAMFRK from the coding sequence ATGCCGCAACCCGGCGGTGGCCCTTGCGCGCCTACCCGCCCCCGGGGCAAGGTCCGCCCGATCATGAAGCTAGGCATCGTCAAGGAGATCCGCCCCGACGAGCGCCGGGTCGCTGCCGCCCCGTCGACCGTAGGTCGCTGGATCAAGGCGGGCTGGGAGGTGGTGGTCGAGGCAGGAGCGGGCACCACAGCGAGCTTTCCCGACGATCTCTACCGCGCCGCTGGCGCAACCATCGCCGAGACCGCCGCCGAGGTCTGGACCTCAGCCGACGTGGTCTGCAAGGTCCGCCCCCCGGGGGACCGCGCCGACGGCACCAGCGAGATCGACTCGGTCCGCGCCGGCCAGGTGCTGATCTCGTTCATCTACCCGGCCCAGAACCCCGACCTGGTCAAGCGGCTCGCGGAGCGCAAGGCCACGGTCCTGGCGATGGACTGCATCCCGCGCATCAGCCGCGCCCAGAAGGTCGACGCGCTGTCGTCGATGGCCAACATCTCCGGCTACCGCTCGGTGATCGAGGCCGCCCAGAAGTTCGGCTCGTTCTTCACCGGCCAGATCACCGCGGCCGGCAAGGTCGCGCCGGCCAAGGTGCTGGTGATCGGCGCCGGCGTCGCGGGCCTGTCCGCGCTCGGCACCGCCAAGGGCCTGGGCGCGATCGTCCGCGCCTTCGACGTGCGCCCCAGCGTCGCCGACCAGGTGAAGTCGATGGGCGCCGAGTTCCTGACCGTCGAGATCGCCGAGTCGGGCGAGGGTCAGGGCGGCTACGCCAAGGAGATGAGCAAGGAGTTCATCGACGCCGAGATGGCGCTGTTCCGCAAGCAGGCGGCCGAGGTGAACATCGTCATCACGACGGCGCTCATCCCCGGCAGGCCGGCGCCCAAGCTGTGGCTGACCGACATGGTCGAGGCCATGAAGCCGGGCTCGGTCGTCGTCGACCTCGCGGCCGAGGCCGGCGGCAACTGCGAGCAGACCAAGCCGGGCGAGGCGGTCGAGCACAAGGGCGTCACGATCATCGGCTACACCGACCTGCCCAGCCGCATGGCCAACGTCGCCAGCGAGCTCTACGGCACCAACCTGTGGCACCTGCTCGACGAGCTCGGCGGCGTCGCCAAGTGGAAGGTCGATCACGGCAACGACATCGTCCGCGGCGCGCTCGTGCTCGACGCCGGCGAGGTCACCTGGCCGCCGCCCAAGCCCGCGGCCCCGCCGACCCCGGCCGCGCCGCCGCCGGCCCCGCCGGTCAAGCACGAGCCGGTCAAGGGCCACGGCCACGGCCACGGCGCCAAGCCGGCCCAGCCGATGCCCCCGGCGTTCCTGCTGGCGATCCTGACGTTGTTCGCCGCCGCGTTCCTCGGCATGCGCTTCGGCATGTCGCAGACCGACGTGGCGCCATCGACCTTCGCGCTGGTGCAGCACCTGACCGTGTTCGTGCTGGCGGTGTTCGTCGGCTGGCAGGTCGTCTGGAACGTGACCCCGGCGCTGCACACCCCGCTGATGAGCGTGACCAACGCCGTCAGCGGCATCATCGTCGTCGGCGGCCTGCTCGCCACCGGCTCCGGCGAGCTGACCACCTCGAGCGTCGTCGCCATCGCGGCGGTGCTGTTCGCAACCATCAACATCGCCGGCGGGTTCTGGGTCACCCGCCGCATGCTCGCGATGTTCCGGAAGTAG
- a CDS encoding NAD(P)(+) transhydrogenase (Re/Si-specific) subunit beta, with amino-acid sequence MEAIYTPPIALAFLVAAALFILALRGLSNQESAKRGNLFGIVGMAIAIVATLFIPEFKIHPLVVVAIAGGAAVGAFLAVRVGMTQMPELVALLHSFVGVAAVLVGFALQLAGGHTDLTHKIEVYLDVIIGAITITGSILAFLKLRGSVSGKPMLLPARHLLNLSMLTAIIVFGVLYGRDGQTWALAGGAAVACVLGVHLVAAIGGADMPVVVSMLNSYSGWTAAAAGFMLGNDLLIVTGALVGSSGAILSYIMCRAMNRSIWNVIFGGFGAAPPKAAAGAAAQPAGEVLEIDQAGLTDRLLDAKHVVIVPGYGMAVARAQHAVRELTEILRAKDVEVRFAIHPVAGRLPGHMNVLLAEASVPYDIVLEMDEINGDLPSTDVVIVIGANDIVNPGAEDDPASPIYGMPVLQVWKSKLVVVNKRSRAAGYAGVDNPLFYKPVTRMLFGDAKSAIEKLVTELRTR; translated from the coding sequence ATGGAAGCGATCTACACGCCACCCATCGCGCTGGCCTTCCTCGTCGCCGCGGCGCTGTTCATCCTGGCGCTGCGCGGCCTGTCCAACCAGGAGTCGGCCAAGCGCGGCAACCTGTTCGGCATCGTCGGCATGGCGATCGCCATCGTCGCGACGCTGTTCATCCCCGAGTTCAAGATCCACCCGCTGGTCGTGGTCGCGATCGCCGGCGGCGCCGCGGTCGGCGCGTTCCTGGCGGTGCGCGTCGGCATGACCCAGATGCCCGAGCTGGTGGCGCTCCTGCACAGCTTCGTCGGCGTGGCCGCGGTGCTGGTCGGCTTCGCGCTGCAGCTGGCCGGCGGCCACACCGACCTCACCCACAAGATCGAGGTCTACCTCGACGTCATCATCGGCGCGATCACGATCACCGGCTCGATCCTGGCGTTCCTCAAGCTGCGCGGCTCGGTGTCGGGCAAGCCGATGCTCCTGCCGGCGCGCCACCTGCTCAACCTCAGCATGCTCACGGCGATCATCGTGTTCGGCGTGCTCTACGGCAGGGACGGCCAGACCTGGGCCCTGGCCGGCGGCGCCGCGGTCGCGTGCGTGCTCGGCGTGCACCTGGTCGCGGCCATCGGCGGCGCCGACATGCCGGTCGTCGTGTCGATGCTCAACAGCTACTCCGGGTGGACCGCGGCCGCGGCCGGCTTCATGCTCGGCAACGATCTGCTGATCGTCACCGGCGCGCTGGTCGGCAGCTCGGGCGCGATCCTCTCGTACATCATGTGCCGGGCGATGAACCGGTCGATCTGGAACGTCATCTTCGGCGGGTTCGGCGCCGCGCCGCCCAAGGCCGCCGCCGGGGCCGCGGCCCAGCCGGCCGGCGAGGTGCTGGAGATCGACCAGGCCGGCCTGACCGATCGCCTGCTCGACGCCAAGCACGTCGTGATCGTGCCGGGCTACGGCATGGCGGTGGCCCGCGCCCAGCACGCGGTCCGCGAGCTGACCGAGATCCTGCGCGCCAAGGACGTCGAGGTCCGGTTCGCGATCCACCCGGTGGCGGGGCGCCTGCCCGGCCACATGAACGTGCTCCTGGCCGAGGCCTCGGTGCCGTACGACATCGTCCTCGAGATGGACGAGATCAACGGCGACCTGCCCTCGACCGACGTCGTCATCGTGATCGGCGCCAACGACATCGTCAACCCCGGCGCCGAGGACGATCCGGCCTCGCCGATCTACGGCATGCCGGTGCTGCAGGTGTGGAAGTCCAAGCTCGTCGTCGTCAACAAGCGCTCGCGCGCGGCCGGCTACGCCGGCGTCGACAACCCGCTGTTCTACAAGCCGGTGACCCGCATGCTGTTCGGCGACGCCAAGAGCGCCATCGAGAAGCTGGTCACCGAGCTGCGCACGCGCTGA
- a CDS encoding NADH:flavin oxidoreductase, with amino-acid sequence MWQPPERRKHALPLAAVPTPAEAAAARWFQPIALGPRTARTRTWVPAMVPWRATATGEVTPEVIAWYQRFAAGRPGVLVVEATGIRDVPSGPLLRIGDDRFVAGLRALADAVRVASDGHTLLLIQLLDFLAIRRRPPRDVYLARHLVLTDRHRAAVAGAAAPDDDAAVRAALAALPDPALIELLTEREREDLERGYRERVTDTHLPHIAALPQVLPPLFADAARRAEAAGFDGVELHFAHAYTMASFLSARNTRADGYGGDRAGRARLPLEVIAATRAAVAPTTVVGCRLLGDELIDGGGTLDDAVDYAARFAQAGLDFVSVSAGGKFEDARQPKVGAAAYPYTGPSGYGCMPTIYSDARGPFGRNLPLARAVRAAIRAAGRATPVVGAGGIASFDQAEAALAAGDCDVVASARQTLADPDWFAKLARGDGATVRRCEFTNYCEALDQRHQPVTCKLWDRLDLDAPGVATTADGKRRLIAP; translated from the coding sequence ATGTGGCAGCCGCCCGAGCGTCGCAAGCACGCGCTGCCGCTGGCGGCGGTGCCGACCCCGGCCGAGGCCGCCGCCGCGCGCTGGTTCCAGCCGATCGCGCTCGGGCCGCGCACCGCGCGCACGCGCACCTGGGTGCCGGCGATGGTGCCGTGGCGCGCGACCGCGACCGGCGAGGTCACGCCCGAGGTCATCGCCTGGTACCAGCGGTTCGCCGCCGGCCGCCCCGGCGTGCTCGTGGTCGAGGCCACCGGCATCCGCGACGTGCCGTCGGGCCCGCTCCTGCGCATCGGCGACGATCGGTTCGTGGCCGGGCTCCGCGCGCTGGCCGACGCGGTCCGCGTCGCGTCGGACGGCCACACCCTGCTGCTGATCCAGCTGCTCGACTTCCTCGCGATCCGGCGGCGCCCGCCGCGCGACGTGTACCTGGCGCGGCACCTGGTGCTCACCGACCGCCATCGGGCCGCGGTCGCCGGGGCCGCGGCGCCCGACGACGACGCGGCGGTCCGCGCGGCCCTGGCCGCCCTGCCCGACCCGGCCCTGATCGAGCTCCTGACCGAGCGCGAGCGCGAGGATCTCGAGCGCGGCTACCGCGAGCGCGTCACCGACACCCACCTCCCCCACATCGCGGCGCTGCCGCAGGTGTTGCCGCCGCTGTTCGCGGACGCCGCGCGCCGGGCCGAGGCCGCCGGCTTCGACGGCGTCGAGCTGCACTTCGCCCACGCCTACACGATGGCGTCGTTCCTGTCGGCGCGGAACACCCGCGCCGATGGCTACGGCGGCGACCGCGCCGGCCGGGCCCGGCTGCCGCTCGAGGTGATCGCCGCGACCCGGGCCGCGGTCGCGCCCACGACCGTGGTCGGGTGCCGGCTGCTCGGCGACGAGCTGATCGATGGCGGCGGCACGCTCGACGACGCCGTCGACTACGCGGCGCGGTTCGCCCAGGCCGGGCTCGACTTCGTGTCGGTGTCGGCCGGCGGCAAGTTCGAGGACGCGCGCCAGCCCAAGGTCGGCGCCGCCGCCTACCCGTACACCGGCCCGTCGGGCTACGGCTGCATGCCGACGATCTACAGCGACGCGCGCGGCCCGTTCGGGCGCAACCTGCCGCTGGCGCGCGCGGTGCGCGCGGCGATCCGCGCCGCCGGGCGCGCGACGCCGGTGGTCGGCGCCGGTGGCATCGCCTCGTTCGACCAGGCCGAGGCCGCGCTCGCGGCCGGCGACTGCGACGTGGTCGCGTCGGCGCGCCAGACCCTGGCCGACCCCGACTGGTTCGCCAAGCTGGCGCGCGGCGACGGCGCGACCGTGCGCCGCTGCGAGTTCACGAACTACTGCGAGGCCCTCGACCAGCGCCACCAGCCGGTGACGTGCAAGCTGTGGGACCGGCTCGACCTCGACGCGCCCGGCGTCGCCACGACCGCCGACGGCAAGCGCCGGCTGATCGCGCCGTGA
- the cyaY gene encoding iron donor protein CyaY: MDDSGFDSRAHAELTYLEEQLGELDPDLVEVSTSAGVLRLDLRDGTRVVINSHRAAGQIWMAAVATAWHFDPLDDGRWLAARTGDELRATVTRLLRERAGVDVTL, encoded by the coding sequence GTGGACGACTCCGGCTTCGACTCCCGCGCGCACGCCGAGCTGACCTACCTCGAGGAGCAGCTCGGGGAACTCGACCCCGATCTGGTCGAGGTCTCGACCAGCGCCGGCGTCCTGCGGCTGGACCTCCGCGACGGGACCCGGGTCGTGATCAACAGCCACCGCGCCGCCGGCCAGATCTGGATGGCGGCCGTGGCCACCGCCTGGCACTTCGATCCCCTCGACGACGGCCGGTGGCTGGCGGCGCGCACCGGCGACGAGCTGCGCGCGACCGTGACGCGGCTGCTGCGGGAGCGGGCCGGGGTCGACGTCACGCTGTGA
- a CDS encoding proprotein convertase P-domain-containing protein, protein MRRSLLVLALATLPLAACAGDPPGSPYDDDFAVSSADPLLDGAPDNGSLPDENKADAIYPAQFFDLVADQSPVKSQGSRGVCSIFATTALMENLYIKAGMRDADFSEQYMQWSAKEQVRSFRTTEGSNASSNLQAASDYGIVLEQFWRYQSSPWNSSNDPGCTGGEDLPVQCYTNGAPPQDAVEAQKFKLPRGRYLNTNSIKAHLTSKKSGVVVGMTFFYQSWNHRRSALPVSSAYWREGIVLAPNAQDRVESLKKRAGHAILIVGWDDDKEVAIVDEAGEIVKDADGNPVTEKGFWIFKNSWGTGSFGVANPHGDGYGYLSMKYVSEFGTAYVSDVPTVTTAEICDNGTDDDHDGQTDCDDSQCATAPACQAQPTEHVYSATPGVAIPDNDPIGVASTLAVTDAGTVGTAKVTVSIDHTYRGDLRVVLRHDGREVLVHDRTGGYEDDLDLTIDAPALAGAALAGDWTLTVSDNARADTGTLTSWSVAVVTAP, encoded by the coding sequence ATGCGCCGCTCCCTCCTGGTCCTCGCCCTCGCGACCCTGCCGCTCGCCGCCTGCGCGGGGGATCCGCCGGGCTCGCCCTACGACGACGACTTCGCGGTCTCCAGCGCCGACCCGCTGCTCGATGGCGCGCCCGACAACGGCTCGCTGCCCGACGAGAACAAGGCCGACGCGATCTACCCGGCCCAGTTCTTCGACCTCGTCGCCGATCAGTCGCCGGTCAAGAGCCAGGGCAGCCGCGGCGTGTGCTCGATCTTCGCGACCACCGCGCTGATGGAGAACCTGTACATCAAGGCCGGCATGCGCGACGCCGACTTCTCCGAGCAGTACATGCAGTGGTCGGCCAAGGAGCAGGTGCGGAGCTTCCGCACCACCGAGGGCTCGAACGCCTCGTCGAACCTCCAGGCCGCCAGCGACTACGGCATCGTCCTCGAGCAGTTCTGGCGCTACCAGTCGTCGCCGTGGAACAGCAGCAACGACCCGGGCTGCACCGGCGGCGAGGACCTGCCGGTCCAGTGCTACACCAACGGCGCCCCGCCCCAGGACGCGGTCGAGGCGCAGAAGTTCAAGCTGCCGCGCGGCCGCTACCTCAACACCAACTCGATCAAGGCCCACCTGACCAGCAAGAAGTCGGGCGTCGTCGTCGGCATGACGTTCTTCTACCAGAGCTGGAACCACCGCCGCTCGGCGCTGCCGGTCTCGAGCGCCTACTGGCGCGAGGGCATCGTGCTGGCGCCCAACGCCCAGGACCGCGTCGAGTCGCTCAAGAAGCGCGCCGGCCACGCGATCCTGATCGTCGGCTGGGACGACGACAAGGAGGTCGCGATCGTCGACGAGGCCGGCGAGATCGTGAAGGACGCCGACGGCAACCCGGTCACCGAGAAGGGCTTCTGGATCTTCAAGAACTCGTGGGGCACCGGCAGCTTCGGCGTCGCCAACCCGCACGGCGACGGCTACGGCTACCTGTCGATGAAGTACGTCAGCGAGTTCGGCACCGCGTACGTCTCCGACGTGCCGACGGTGACCACCGCCGAGATCTGCGACAACGGCACCGACGACGACCACGACGGCCAGACCGACTGCGACGACAGCCAGTGCGCGACCGCGCCGGCGTGCCAGGCCCAGCCGACCGAGCACGTCTACAGCGCGACCCCGGGCGTGGCCATCCCCGACAACGACCCGATCGGCGTCGCCAGCACCCTCGCGGTGACCGACGCCGGCACCGTCGGCACGGCCAAGGTCACCGTCTCGATCGACCACACCTACCGCGGCGACCTGCGCGTGGTGCTCCGCCACGACGGCCGCGAGGTCCTGGTCCACGACCGCACCGGCGGCTACGAGGACGACCTCGACCTGACCATCGACGCGCCCGCGCTCGCCGGCGCCGCCCTGGCCGGCGACTGGACGCTGACGGTCAGCGACAACGCCCGCGCCGACACCGGCACGCTGACCAGCTGGTCGGTCGCGGTCGTCACCGCGCCCTGA
- a CDS encoding transposase: MTGRRQLEFVVTKTRVGHGGRRKGAGRKRRGAPTPPHRARPVHDPRQPVHVVLKVVGDVGRLRRRSAYQAMRWAMVRALGRHDFRVVHVSIQGNHIHLLCEADDRIALANGVRGLCISAARRLNLAISEERGVKRRGRVFAARYHATPITTPRQARNALAYVLNNWRRHRADHPALGQRRAQVDPYSTAVWFVGWAERDSVPFAWPRGFEPLPSARPQTWLLADGWRRGGAPPSLWQVPGAIDG; this comes from the coding sequence ATGACTGGGCGGCGGCAACTGGAGTTCGTAGTGACCAAGACGCGGGTCGGCCATGGCGGTCGGCGCAAGGGTGCGGGCCGCAAGCGCCGAGGCGCGCCGACGCCGCCGCATCGCGCGCGGCCGGTCCACGATCCGCGGCAGCCGGTGCACGTCGTGCTCAAGGTCGTCGGCGACGTCGGGCGGCTGCGGCGGCGCAGCGCGTATCAAGCGATGCGCTGGGCGATGGTCCGCGCGCTTGGGCGTCACGACTTCCGCGTGGTCCACGTGTCGATCCAGGGCAACCACATCCACCTCTTGTGTGAGGCGGATGACCGGATCGCGCTGGCCAACGGCGTGCGCGGCCTGTGCATCTCGGCGGCGCGGCGGCTGAACCTGGCGATCTCCGAGGAGCGTGGCGTCAAGCGCCGCGGCCGGGTGTTCGCGGCGCGCTACCACGCCACGCCGATCACGACTCCGCGCCAGGCGCGCAATGCGCTGGCGTACGTGCTCAACAACTGGCGGCGGCACCGCGCCGATCACCCGGCGCTCGGTCAGCGCCGCGCGCAGGTCGACCCGTACTCGACCGCGGTGTGGTTCGTCGGCTGGGCCGAGCGCGACAGCGTGCCGTTCGCGTGGCCGCGCGGCTTCGAGCCGCTGCCGTCAGCGCGGCCGCAGACGTGGCTGCTCGCCGACGGCTGGCGCCGCGGCGGCGCGCCGCCGAGCCTGTGGCAGGTGCCGGGGGCGATCGACGGGTGA
- a CDS encoding tetratricopeptide repeat protein encodes MRARRVPVLSAIVAVVFLLVGLSHVRVAHADAKAKKDIEQKMKEAMENYDLLEYEEARKILNQALTIAKKAKMESDPVTAKVHLRLGIVYFAGLQDAESAKLSFLNAAEIDKSIALDKAYSTAEMQKLLDEAKAESGGGGGGGGGGGDPVDTGGGGGGAPDVDCASVTGVQHTIVEEAKAGRPVAMQAAVGADVQPAKMVVMYRPRGATDFTEAKMTLSGECVYNGAIPPDALSGDIVHYYIAAYNASGKLIASKGSAGSPNIIEVAGGGGGGGSGFVDDENPLGGGGGGGGGGGSGGGGNDDRGGGGGGGGKPGKKTMFLSLAVGSGGGLVSGKTEQAGNSVKCCFAPQLVHVMPELGYYLSPQTSISLAGRVGFPIGANRDGHATAAIAGLVRVIHSFSPGGGGLHVAGGIGGGILRDTIQLDGVPAGDMDVDIVAMGPLLVNAGAGYAASLGSSLAFVAQFNAIVGVPVVSEIDTSRLNFGVHIDANLGLVIGF; translated from the coding sequence ATGCGAGCCCGTCGTGTCCCCGTCCTGTCCGCGATCGTCGCGGTCGTGTTCTTGCTCGTCGGCTTGAGCCACGTGCGCGTCGCCCACGCCGACGCGAAGGCAAAAAAAGACATCGAGCAGAAGATGAAGGAGGCGATGGAGAACTACGACCTCCTCGAGTACGAGGAGGCGCGCAAGATCCTCAACCAGGCCCTCACCATCGCCAAGAAGGCCAAGATGGAGTCGGACCCGGTGACCGCCAAGGTCCACCTGCGGCTCGGCATCGTCTACTTCGCGGGCCTGCAGGACGCCGAGAGCGCCAAGCTGTCGTTCCTGAACGCGGCCGAGATCGACAAGTCGATCGCGCTCGACAAGGCCTACTCGACCGCGGAGATGCAGAAGCTGCTCGACGAGGCCAAGGCCGAGAGCGGCGGCGGCGGTGGCGGCGGCGGTGGCGGCGGCGACCCGGTCGATACCGGCGGCGGCGGCGGCGGCGCGCCCGACGTCGACTGCGCGTCGGTGACCGGCGTCCAGCACACGATCGTCGAGGAGGCCAAGGCTGGTCGCCCGGTGGCGATGCAGGCGGCGGTGGGCGCCGATGTGCAGCCGGCCAAGATGGTCGTGATGTACCGCCCGCGCGGCGCGACCGACTTCACCGAGGCCAAGATGACCCTGTCGGGTGAGTGCGTCTACAACGGCGCCATCCCGCCCGACGCCCTCAGCGGCGACATCGTTCACTACTACATCGCGGCCTACAACGCGTCCGGCAAGCTGATCGCGTCCAAGGGCTCCGCCGGGTCGCCCAACATCATCGAGGTCGCCGGTGGCGGCGGCGGCGGCGGCAGCGGCTTCGTCGACGACGAGAACCCGCTCGGCGGCGGCGGCGGCGGCGGCGGCGGCGGCGGTAGCGGCGGCGGCGGCAACGACGATCGTGGCGGCGGCGGCGGTGGCGGCGGCAAGCCCGGCAAGAAGACGATGTTCCTGTCGCTCGCGGTCGGCTCGGGCGGCGGCCTGGTCAGCGGCAAGACCGAGCAGGCGGGCAACTCGGTGAAGTGCTGCTTCGCGCCCCAGCTCGTCCACGTGATGCCGGAGCTCGGCTACTACCTGTCGCCCCAGACCTCGATCAGCCTGGCCGGCCGCGTCGGCTTCCCGATCGGCGCCAACCGCGACGGCCACGCCACCGCGGCGATCGCCGGGCTCGTCCGCGTGATCCACTCGTTCTCGCCCGGCGGCGGCGGGCTCCACGTCGCCGGTGGCATCGGCGGCGGCATCCTGCGCGACACGATCCAGCTCGACGGCGTGCCCGCCGGCGACATGGACGTCGACATCGTCGCGATGGGCCCGCTCCTGGTCAACGCCGGCGCCGGCTACGCCGCGTCGCTCGGCTCGAGCCTGGCGTTCGTGGCGCAGTTCAACGCCATCGTCGGCGTGCCCGTCGTGTCCGAGATCGACACGTCGCGGCTCAACTTCGGCGTCCACATCGACGCCAACCTCGGCCTCGTCATCGGCTTCTGA
- a CDS encoding serine/threonine protein kinase: MGDGSNAVDDVDDADDGGHETLLPSITLSILSRGDSSPQHLLDPGALGLAAPVAALTAAPSDTTERIRGARVGDVIGGRYAVEAQLGRGGMGRVLRARHQALGKAFALKLIKTPIAMDPRIREMFYREARLASACSHDNICSIVDFGEDPQFGLFMVMELLDGQTMHSKLRQGGRLAPKVACDVMWQVCEALRYIHGRAIIHGDIKTENIFLVRGAAQRRVAKLLDFGLSRPDRASAGGQVDGTPEYLAPERISGGPATVASDIYALGIVLFELLTARLPFSGTLDEVFEHQLKDTIPAPSTLVDGEALDERADEIVAKATAKNPLERHADVAGFMYELRTLMNMLGMETQRRRAGNTDATRERREADHRTKAAYEVFIAAPIPMAAVDVTGKVRIANQAFLEFLGCAGDVGGIDLRDSGMLEVYPTLLRDLAAAIARRATVKRVIYLSEGGGATVEVAVLITPAATSAEVTAGELHLALHPLRHV; the protein is encoded by the coding sequence ATGGGGGACGGATCCAACGCGGTCGACGACGTCGACGACGCTGACGACGGCGGCCACGAGACCCTGCTGCCGTCGATCACGCTCAGCATCCTGAGCCGCGGCGACAGCAGCCCGCAACACCTGCTCGACCCTGGCGCGCTGGGCCTGGCGGCGCCGGTCGCCGCGCTCACCGCGGCCCCCAGCGACACCACCGAGCGGATCCGAGGCGCCCGCGTGGGCGACGTCATCGGCGGGCGCTACGCCGTCGAGGCCCAGCTCGGCCGCGGCGGCATGGGCCGGGTGCTGCGCGCCCGCCACCAGGCGCTGGGCAAGGCGTTCGCGCTCAAGCTCATCAAGACGCCGATCGCGATGGACCCGCGCATCCGCGAGATGTTCTACCGCGAGGCCCGCCTGGCCTCGGCGTGCAGCCACGACAACATCTGCTCGATCGTCGACTTCGGCGAGGATCCGCAGTTCGGCCTGTTCATGGTCATGGAGCTGCTCGACGGGCAGACCATGCACTCGAAGCTGCGCCAGGGCGGCCGGCTGGCGCCGAAGGTCGCGTGCGACGTGATGTGGCAGGTGTGCGAGGCGCTGCGGTACATCCACGGCCGCGCGATCATCCACGGCGACATCAAGACCGAGAACATCTTCCTGGTGCGCGGCGCCGCGCAGCGCCGGGTCGCGAAGCTGCTCGACTTCGGGCTGTCGCGCCCCGATCGCGCCAGCGCCGGCGGCCAGGTCGACGGCACGCCCGAGTACCTCGCGCCCGAGCGCATCAGCGGTGGCCCCGCGACCGTCGCGTCGGACATCTACGCGCTCGGGATCGTGCTGTTCGAGCTGCTGACCGCGCGGCTGCCGTTCAGCGGCACGCTCGACGAGGTCTTCGAGCACCAGCTCAAGGACACGATCCCGGCGCCCTCGACCCTGGTCGACGGCGAGGCGCTCGACGAGCGCGCCGACGAGATCGTCGCCAAGGCCACCGCCAAGAACCCGCTCGAGCGCCACGCCGACGTGGCCGGGTTCATGTACGAGCTGCGCACGCTGATGAACATGCTCGGCATGGAGACCCAGCGCCGCCGCGCCGGCAACACCGACGCCACCCGCGAGCGCCGCGAGGCCGACCACCGGACCAAGGCCGCGTACGAGGTGTTCATCGCGGCGCCGATCCCGATGGCGGCGGTCGACGTGACCGGCAAGGTCCGCATCGCCAACCAGGCCTTCCTCGAGTTCCTCGGCTGCGCCGGCGACGTCGGCGGTATCGACCTGCGCGACTCCGGCATGCTCGAGGTCTACCCGACGCTGCTCCGGGACCTCGCCGCCGCGATCGCCCGCCGGGCCACGGTCAAGCGCGTCATCTACCTGTCCGAGGGCGGCGGCGCCACCGTCGAGGTCGCCGTGCTGATCACCCCGGCCGCCACCAGCGCCGAGGTCACCGCCGGCGAGCTGCACCTGGCGCTGCACCCGCTCCGGCACGTCTGA
- a CDS encoding peroxiredoxin, translating into MSEVGSKVPDVTFTGPEGPIHLRDLIGARAVVLYFYPKDETPGCTAQACAFRDQYQDFVDAGADVVGVSADDAGSHASFKQHHRLPFTLLTDPGGAAARALGVKKSLGLFAGRVTFVIDRGGIVRMRFDSQLQARRHIAEALAVVKQLAPA; encoded by the coding sequence ATGTCCGAGGTCGGCTCGAAGGTCCCCGACGTCACCTTCACCGGGCCCGAGGGCCCGATCCACCTGCGCGATCTGATCGGCGCGCGGGCGGTGGTGCTCTACTTCTATCCCAAGGACGAGACGCCGGGCTGCACCGCCCAGGCGTGCGCGTTCCGCGATCAGTACCAGGACTTCGTCGACGCTGGCGCCGACGTGGTCGGGGTCTCGGCCGACGACGCCGGCTCCCACGCCAGCTTCAAGCAGCACCACCGGCTGCCGTTCACGCTGCTGACCGACCCCGGCGGCGCGGCCGCGCGCGCGCTGGGCGTGAAGAAGAGCCTGGGGCTGTTCGCCGGGCGCGTGACGTTCGTGATCGATCGCGGCGGGATCGTGCGCATGCGCTTCGACTCGCAGCTCCAGGCCCGGCGACACATCGCCGAGGCGCTCGCGGTGGTCAAGCAACTCGCCCCGGCCTGA